From the genome of Cognaticolwellia beringensis, one region includes:
- a CDS encoding FimV/HubP family polar landmark protein produces MQKLLRLCLWQVLIVSISCFSLPISAEDGGIRIRGPKSTDAFPYDRYGPITGKDTLWNIALKVRPDPRLSVYQVMQALYENNPESFKDNNLNHMISGQYLKLPPIDVMRAINPDTAQQKSRSDDKAWQKKVVKVVKVAPKKVLLPEEASVNKKDLDAAKSEINVQLQAIDSTQQQRLATIQNDVLDSIDGLQSLLKENEALRQRLTSFNDQLGVMQSEVAKSKEIKIQMDDMISLQQELLTKAETREQALLLEKQKADLEEGNLMSSSWFVALMATLPAILVLSFLAILFRRKANKDNDESVAPIKKEQVVEAEAKPKNASTSEDLDTELTLDDELALNDDLSLDDELSIDLSENDEEHDDLFSDDLDSLDDDIIQLDDDLDDLDELEDLNLDSDSETISLDDDIIEGEALEGGQLDQSDLDSLFAGLEDELSTDDDKTFDSDQLDQSELDNILPDASESNLADNEPEDIDALLDAADEPDEVIDTPAINHISEVAEPADIDALLDAASEAKGTPIAEDAKEISDPDDIDDLLDAINGQGDTASDKDTSDKTEEAATELSDPDDIDDLLDAINGQGDTASDKDTSDKTEEDAIEVSDPDDIDALLESINDDSDTLSDEDAIEVSDPDDIDALLESINDDSDTLPDEAAIEVSDPDDIDALLESINDDSDTLPDEDAIEVSDPDDIDALLESINDDSDTLPDEDAIEVSDPDDIDALLESINDDSDTLPDEDAVDVSDPDDIDALLESINDDSDTLPDEDAIDVSDPDDIDALLESINDDSDTLPDEDAIDVSDPDDIDALLESINDDSDTLTDEDAVEVPDPDDIDALLDSVNDDEDTLKIEDKVEEASRSEDINESKAIIDQVGSLDSDVISNNDIATPDTPEIENTDLINDFTDEYVQSFIDTDFSKLSDDSVDESLEELDAPELDENLDKKPQHENSSDGSEEISDDFDIDALIDEVNHAPEANDEPLDIGDDVLDTDLLDSELLSEDKGKLTEESETIDEETLQALSGDFDESTLANLLNDEKATDDMVELSPDFTDRNVLADLLADDDNHTQSDLGKSVASNAEEVDGMKELDNLDFDDLLANIEEESSQSDSDEFEFSEDFEIGDDFELDTAEEDSDPKGNDSPKESEDKDFISVDSLLSDSLLDGKPTEPYEKMDIDVGLSEFPEFSGNITEDDVDDDDNGIAAKLDLAKVYIEIGDHDNAEVILLDVIKLGDAQQQFDAQQLLDNLKD; encoded by the coding sequence ATGCAAAAATTGTTACGCCTGTGCCTATGGCAGGTACTTATCGTTAGCATTAGCTGTTTTAGTCTACCTATTTCTGCTGAAGACGGCGGCATACGTATTCGTGGCCCGAAATCGACAGATGCTTTTCCTTATGACCGTTATGGCCCAATAACGGGCAAAGATACCTTATGGAATATTGCACTTAAAGTGCGACCAGACCCTCGCTTGTCTGTATACCAAGTCATGCAAGCCCTATATGAAAATAATCCAGAGTCTTTTAAAGATAACAATTTAAATCATATGATCAGTGGTCAGTATTTAAAGCTGCCACCCATTGATGTAATGCGAGCTATTAACCCAGATACAGCCCAACAAAAGTCACGTAGTGATGATAAAGCTTGGCAAAAGAAAGTCGTAAAAGTCGTTAAAGTTGCGCCTAAAAAAGTACTGTTACCTGAAGAAGCCTCAGTAAATAAAAAAGATTTAGATGCCGCAAAATCCGAAATCAATGTTCAATTACAAGCTATAGACAGTACTCAGCAGCAAAGATTAGCCACCATTCAAAATGACGTTTTAGACTCCATCGATGGACTACAAAGCTTGTTAAAAGAAAACGAAGCGTTACGTCAACGTCTTACCAGCTTTAATGACCAACTTGGTGTTATGCAGAGTGAAGTGGCTAAAAGCAAAGAAATTAAAATCCAGATGGACGATATGATTTCGCTGCAACAAGAGCTACTGACAAAAGCTGAAACGAGAGAGCAAGCGTTATTATTAGAAAAACAAAAAGCCGATCTCGAAGAAGGCAACTTGATGTCGAGTTCTTGGTTTGTTGCTTTAATGGCAACGTTACCCGCAATATTAGTACTGTCCTTTTTGGCGATTTTATTTCGACGAAAAGCTAATAAAGATAATGACGAAAGTGTAGCTCCGATCAAAAAAGAACAAGTTGTTGAAGCCGAAGCGAAACCTAAAAATGCATCTACATCAGAAGATTTAGATACCGAGTTAACATTAGACGATGAGTTAGCGCTTAATGATGACCTTTCACTCGATGATGAATTATCAATAGATTTATCTGAGAATGATGAAGAGCATGACGATTTGTTTTCTGATGATTTAGATTCCTTGGATGATGACATAATTCAGTTAGATGACGATTTAGACGATTTGGATGAACTTGAGGATCTTAATTTAGATAGTGATTCTGAAACGATTTCTTTAGATGATGATATTATCGAAGGTGAAGCCTTAGAAGGCGGTCAATTAGATCAAAGCGATTTAGACTCTTTATTTGCTGGGCTAGAAGATGAGTTAAGCACCGATGATGACAAAACCTTTGATTCAGATCAATTAGATCAAAGTGAATTAGATAATATATTACCTGACGCCTCTGAAAGTAATCTCGCAGACAATGAGCCCGAAGATATTGATGCTCTACTTGACGCCGCTGATGAACCAGATGAGGTAATTGATACCCCTGCAATAAATCATATTAGTGAGGTGGCAGAACCTGCTGATATTGACGCTTTGTTGGATGCTGCCAGTGAAGCAAAAGGTACTCCAATCGCCGAAGATGCCAAAGAGATATCAGATCCAGACGATATTGATGATTTATTAGATGCTATAAATGGTCAAGGTGATACCGCATCGGATAAAGACACATCAGATAAGACAGAAGAAGCTGCTACTGAGCTATCAGATCCCGACGATATTGATGACTTATTAGATGCTATAAATGGTCAAGGTGATACTGCATCGGATAAAGACACATCAGATAAGACAGAAGAAGATGCTATTGAGGTATCAGATCCTGATGACATTGATGCATTGTTAGAGTCGATAAATGATGATTCAGATACCTTATCAGATGAAGATGCTATTGAAGTATCAGATCCCGATGACATTGATGCATTGTTAGAGTCGATAAATGACGATTCAGATACCTTACCAGATGAAGCTGCTATTGAAGTATCAGATCCAGATGACATTGATGCACTGTTAGAGTCGATAAATGACGATTCAGATACCTTACCAGATGAAGATGCTATTGAAGTATCAGATCCAGATGACATTGATGCATTGTTAGAGTCGATAAATGATGATTCAGATACCTTACCAGATGAAGATGCTATTGAAGTATCAGATCCAGATGACATTGATGCATTGTTAGAGTCGATAAATGACGATTCAGATACCTTACCAGATGAAGATGCTGTTGATGTATCAGATCCTGATGACATTGATGCACTGTTAGAGTCGATAAATGACGATTCAGATACCTTACCAGATGAAGATGCTATTGATGTATCAGATCCTGATGACATTGATGCATTGTTAGAGTCGATAAATGACGATTCAGATACCTTACCAGATGAAGATGCTATTGATGTATCAGATCCAGATGACATTGATGCACTGTTAGAGTCGATAAATGACGATTCAGATACCTTAACAGATGAAGATGCTGTTGAAGTACCAGATCCAGATGACATTGATGCATTGTTAGACTCTGTAAATGATGATGAAGATACGTTAAAGATTGAAGACAAAGTTGAAGAAGCATCAAGATCGGAAGATATAAATGAATCTAAAGCAATAATCGATCAAGTTGGTTCGCTGGATAGTGACGTTATTAGCAATAATGATATTGCAACCCCAGACACACCAGAGATTGAGAATACAGATCTCATCAATGATTTTACTGATGAATATGTACAATCATTTATAGATACTGATTTTAGTAAACTATCTGATGATAGTGTTGATGAAAGCTTGGAGGAACTCGATGCTCCTGAGCTAGATGAAAATTTAGACAAAAAGCCACAGCACGAAAATTCAAGTGATGGTAGCGAAGAAATTTCTGATGATTTTGATATCGATGCTTTGATTGATGAAGTAAACCATGCACCAGAAGCAAATGATGAGCCGCTGGATATTGGTGATGATGTTCTTGACACTGACCTCCTTGATAGTGAGCTGCTGAGTGAAGATAAGGGCAAGCTTACGGAAGAGTCTGAAACTATCGATGAAGAAACATTACAAGCATTATCAGGTGATTTTGATGAGTCAACGTTAGCAAATTTGTTGAATGACGAAAAAGCTACAGATGACATGGTGGAATTATCACCAGACTTTACTGATCGGAACGTCTTGGCTGATTTACTCGCTGACGATGATAATCATACACAAAGTGATCTTGGCAAAAGTGTTGCGAGTAATGCTGAAGAAGTCGACGGTATGAAAGAGCTTGATAATTTAGATTTCGATGACTTATTAGCAAATATTGAAGAAGAGAGCAGTCAATCAGATAGTGATGAGTTTGAATTTAGCGAGGACTTTGAAATAGGTGATGACTTTGAGCTTGATACAGCTGAGGAAGACTCTGACCCCAAAGGAAATGATTCACCTAAAGAAAGTGAAGATAAAGACTTTATTTCCGTAGATTCTTTATTATCGGATAGTCTATTAGACGGCAAGCCAACTGAACCTTATGAAAAAATGGATATTGATGTTGGCCTGAGTGAGTTTCCTGAATTTTCAGGTAATATCACTGAAGATGACGTTGATGACGACGACAATGGTATCGCGGCAAAATTAGATTTGGCCAAGGTCTATATTGAGATTGGCGACCATGACAACGCAGAAGTGATTTTACTCGATGTAATAAAGCTAGGTGATGCACAACAACAATTTGATGCTCAGCAGTTATTGGATAACCTAAAAGACTAA
- the truA gene encoding tRNA pseudouridine(38-40) synthase TruA codes for MRYALGIEYDGSNYYGWQRQKNVISVQEMVEKALSKIANEPIEVVCAGRTDTGVNATNQVIHFETEKIRKDVAWTLGVNTNLPKDIAVSWVKEVNNDFHARFSATARRYRYIINNNRLRSAILSSGISFCHYPLNENLMHQAAQYLVGRHDFTSFRTVHCQSNSPTRTLHYCNVSRQGEFVIIDIKGNAFLHHMVRNIAGSLMKVGQELKPVSWLKEVLEAKNRCVAGITAPSAGLYFVDVDYPDAFGIPKRSPGPLFLL; via the coding sequence ATGCGTTACGCTTTAGGCATAGAATACGATGGTAGTAACTACTACGGTTGGCAAAGACAAAAGAATGTTATTAGCGTTCAAGAGATGGTAGAAAAGGCTTTATCAAAAATAGCCAACGAACCCATTGAAGTTGTCTGCGCAGGTAGAACTGATACTGGGGTTAATGCGACCAATCAGGTCATTCACTTTGAGACCGAAAAAATCCGTAAAGATGTTGCATGGACATTAGGAGTTAATACTAATTTGCCGAAAGATATTGCGGTATCTTGGGTGAAAGAGGTTAATAATGACTTTCATGCTCGCTTTAGTGCAACCGCTAGACGGTATCGCTATATTATTAATAACAATCGTTTACGGTCAGCAATTTTAAGCTCGGGTATTAGCTTTTGCCATTACCCATTGAATGAAAATTTAATGCACCAAGCAGCACAATATTTAGTCGGTCGACATGACTTTACTTCGTTTAGAACCGTGCATTGTCAGTCAAATTCTCCAACTCGTACCTTGCATTATTGTAATGTCTCTCGCCAAGGAGAGTTTGTTATTATTGATATAAAAGGGAATGCATTTTTACACCATATGGTGAGAAATATAGCTGGTAGCTTGATGAAAGTTGGTCAAGAACTAAAACCGGTTAGTTGGCTTAAAGAAGTATTAGAGGCCAAAAATCGTTGTGTTGCGGGTATTACTGCACCATCTGCGGGGCTATATTTTGTCGATGTTGATTACCCAGATGCGTTTGGCATTCCAAAGCGTAGCCCAGGGCCATTATTTCTACTATAA
- the accD gene encoding acetyl-CoA carboxylase, carboxyltransferase subunit beta: MSWIEKILPKAKATQKRNIPEGVWSKCSSCNAVLYKVELDRQMSVCPKCDHHMRISARKRIDGFLDQGERVELGEEFEAQDILKFKDSKRYKDRISAAQKSTGEKDALVVMRGELCGQPIVVAAFEFGFLGGSMASVVGARFVKGVEYCLEHNVPFVCFSASGGARMQEALFSLMQMAKTSAALAKMSEKGLPYVSVLTDPTMGGVSASLAMLGDINVAEPKALIGFAGPRVIEQTVREKLPEGFQRSEFLKEKGAIDIIVDRREMRSTLARMLAKFMGQDSPAA; the protein is encoded by the coding sequence ATGAGCTGGATTGAAAAGATTCTCCCAAAAGCAAAAGCGACACAAAAAAGAAATATTCCGGAAGGTGTCTGGAGTAAGTGTTCTAGCTGTAACGCGGTATTATACAAAGTAGAGCTAGATCGACAGATGTCGGTTTGCCCAAAATGTGATCACCATATGCGTATTTCTGCGCGTAAGCGTATAGATGGTTTTCTTGACCAAGGCGAGCGAGTCGAGCTGGGTGAAGAATTTGAAGCACAAGACATTCTCAAGTTTAAAGATTCTAAACGATATAAAGATCGTATTTCGGCGGCGCAAAAGAGTACCGGTGAAAAAGATGCCTTGGTTGTTATGCGAGGTGAATTATGCGGGCAACCTATTGTTGTCGCAGCATTTGAATTCGGTTTCTTAGGTGGCTCAATGGCATCTGTTGTTGGTGCTCGCTTTGTTAAAGGTGTTGAATATTGTTTAGAGCATAATGTACCATTTGTATGTTTTTCTGCCAGTGGTGGTGCTCGTATGCAAGAAGCATTATTTTCATTAATGCAAATGGCCAAAACTAGTGCAGCCTTAGCAAAAATGAGTGAAAAAGGCCTACCTTACGTTTCGGTATTAACTGATCCTACTATGGGCGGCGTTTCTGCCAGTTTAGCTATGTTGGGCGATATTAATGTTGCAGAGCCAAAAGCCTTAATTGGTTTTGCTGGCCCACGCGTTATCGAACAAACAGTGCGTGAAAAACTGCCTGAAGGCTTTCAGCGTAGTGAATTCTTAAAAGAGAAAGGTGCAATCGATATTATTGTCGATCGTCGCGAAATGCGCAGTACTTTGGCGAGAATGCTTGCTAAGTTTATGGGACAAGATAGCCCAGCAGCATAA
- the folC gene encoding bifunctional tetrahydrofolate synthase/dihydrofolate synthase, with product MSKMIKGHSERSNLTEWLSYLENLHSVEIDLGLKRIAAVAKNLSIAFPKSTVITVAGTNGKGTTCAFLENAFLARNLTCSVYSSPHIERFNERLRLNKSEVSDNALVSAFETIEAARGDISLTYYEYTTLAALLILTAEQPDVIILEVGLGGRLDATNIIDADVAVITTIDLDHQSFLGNTREAIGFEKAGIMRANQVVVVGDTNPPSSLARHATDIGAKPYFREQSFTIEQANNNTWHWRSSEYTFSALNGCQVPQDNVATAIMVLHLLADKLTLSLNSEFLNQIIAETKVAGRMEKFTLDCDVILDVGHNPQAARYLASQLQQLNYPKVHAVLGMLADKDASNTITPLLPAVSHWYVGTLNAPRGREAKNIVESTQIDAAKVNCFDNVSQAFKMAKQNAKATDLILVFGSFYTVAEIRRLLV from the coding sequence ATGTCAAAAATGATTAAAGGCCATTCAGAAAGGAGCAATCTTACTGAATGGCTTTCTTATTTAGAAAACCTACATTCAGTCGAGATAGATCTTGGCTTAAAGCGCATCGCCGCGGTTGCGAAGAACCTCAGTATTGCTTTTCCCAAATCGACAGTTATTACCGTTGCCGGTACTAATGGTAAGGGCACTACCTGTGCGTTTTTAGAAAATGCATTTTTAGCACGAAACTTAACCTGCTCTGTTTACTCTTCACCTCATATAGAGCGTTTTAATGAGCGTTTGCGTCTTAATAAATCTGAAGTCAGTGATAATGCTTTAGTTAGTGCATTTGAAACCATAGAAGCCGCCCGCGGTGATATATCGCTAACTTATTATGAATACACAACGTTAGCCGCCTTACTGATTTTAACGGCAGAACAGCCTGACGTGATTATTCTTGAAGTTGGCTTAGGTGGTCGCTTAGATGCCACCAATATTATCGACGCCGATGTGGCTGTAATTACCACTATCGATCTTGACCATCAGTCATTCTTGGGGAATACGCGAGAAGCTATTGGTTTTGAAAAAGCCGGTATAATGCGAGCAAATCAAGTTGTTGTAGTTGGCGATACTAACCCTCCAAGCTCATTAGCGCGACACGCAACTGATATTGGCGCTAAACCCTACTTCCGTGAGCAAAGCTTTACGATTGAACAAGCAAATAATAACACTTGGCATTGGCGCAGTAGTGAATATACATTTTCAGCGCTTAATGGCTGTCAAGTTCCACAAGATAATGTCGCCACTGCGATTATGGTGTTGCATCTTTTAGCAGATAAACTCACGCTATCGCTAAATAGCGAGTTTCTTAATCAAATTATAGCTGAAACTAAAGTGGCGGGCCGAATGGAGAAGTTCACCCTCGATTGTGATGTTATTTTAGATGTAGGGCATAATCCTCAAGCTGCGCGATATTTAGCGTCACAACTGCAGCAATTAAACTATCCTAAGGTACATGCTGTGCTTGGTATGCTCGCTGACAAAGATGCGAGCAACACCATTACACCACTTTTACCGGCAGTTTCTCATTGGTATGTTGGAACACTTAATGCTCCTAGAGGCCGCGAAGCAAAAAATATCGTAGAATCTACACAAATAGACGCGGCTAAGGTGAATTGCTTTGACAATGTCTCTCAGGCATTTAAAATGGCAAAACAGAATGCAAAAGCAACTGATCTTATTCTGGTTTTCGGATCTTTTTATACCGTTGCTGAAATAAGACGTTTGTTAGTTTAG
- a CDS encoding SPOR domain-containing protein: MSTPFQNRLVGTIIVAAIAIIFLPDVLDGDKKTYQDNFEAIPGTPLVDFPQANKSFPDDKLENLPAEPIFDELAIDDQNVIDSAKALKEKDVTVSTLTKESSFSDTAAPAPTKKLVAQTVKQAPSLAIPEQAWVIQLGSFRHQNNVDELVNKLQKAGYTAFTKPIKTKSGKLTKVFIGPELIKSSLEEKLPALKKLTNVQGKVARFYPAK, encoded by the coding sequence TTGTCTACACCATTTCAAAATCGTTTAGTTGGTACCATTATTGTTGCAGCTATCGCTATTATATTTTTACCTGATGTACTTGATGGTGACAAAAAAACTTACCAAGATAATTTTGAGGCGATACCAGGGACGCCTCTGGTAGACTTTCCACAGGCTAATAAAAGCTTCCCAGATGATAAATTGGAAAATTTACCGGCAGAGCCTATTTTTGATGAACTTGCTATTGACGATCAAAATGTCATTGATTCAGCAAAAGCACTCAAGGAAAAAGACGTTACTGTGTCGACTTTAACTAAAGAATCGTCTTTTTCAGATACAGCGGCACCTGCTCCAACAAAAAAACTGGTAGCTCAAACCGTAAAGCAAGCACCTAGTTTAGCGATTCCAGAACAAGCTTGGGTAATCCAATTAGGCAGTTTTCGTCATCAAAATAATGTTGATGAGTTGGTCAATAAATTACAAAAAGCAGGCTACACAGCCTTTACTAAACCAATTAAAACAAAATCGGGCAAGTTGACCAAAGTTTTTATTGGACCCGAATTGATTAAATCTTCGTTAGAAGAAAAGCTGCCCGCTTTGAAAAAGCTTACTAATGTTCAGGGTAAAGTTGCCCGGTTTTACCCTGCTAAATAA
- a CDS encoding CvpA family protein codes for MVWIDYAILAVIGISALISLVRGFVKEAVSLIVWISAFFVASSFYLNLSTLLTNITDQLLRNAASIAILFISTLILGALVNYIIGQLVSKTGLSGTDRVLGIVFGALRGVLIIAAVLFFMDAFTPASSSTWWQNSQLVPEFTLIVEWFFEYLKQSSSFLA; via the coding sequence ATGGTTTGGATAGATTATGCCATTTTGGCTGTCATCGGCATTTCAGCTTTAATTAGCTTAGTGCGGGGCTTTGTTAAAGAAGCTGTTTCCTTAATTGTTTGGATCAGTGCATTCTTTGTCGCTAGTAGCTTCTACCTTAACTTGTCGACCCTACTGACCAATATTACCGATCAACTGCTTCGTAACGCTGCCTCGATTGCTATTCTATTCATCTCCACTTTAATTTTAGGCGCACTCGTTAACTACATCATTGGCCAACTTGTCAGTAAAACTGGCTTGTCAGGTACTGACAGAGTGCTAGGTATTGTTTTTGGTGCGTTGAGAGGCGTATTGATCATAGCTGCAGTGTTATTTTTCATGGATGCGTTTACACCAGCGTCCTCTAGTACATGGTGGCAGAATTCACAGTTGGTTCCAGAATTTACATTAATAGTTGAATGGTTTTTTGAATATCTCAAACAATCATCCAGTTTTTTAGCTTAG
- the purF gene encoding amidophosphoribosyltransferase, with protein sequence MCGIVGIVGKTPVGQALYDGLTVLQHRGQDAAGIVTIHENTFRLRKGNGLVKDVFHTRHMLRLQGNMGIGHIRYPTAGTSSSSEAQPFYANSPFGISLAHNGNLTNAEELKIWLNTQARRHVNTTSDSELLLNILGHELQNSEQHTLDQSDIFTAVSNVHKRVRGAYATVALIIGYGMVAFRDPNGIRPLVFGKRETESGVEYMVASESVALDANEFEFVRDVAPGEAIFFTESGEIHSQQCAENPSFHPCIFEYVYFARPDSSIDKISVYGSRVDMGKKLGDKIAKEWEDIDIDVVIPIPETSCDTALEIARHLNIPYRQGFVKNRYIGRTFIMPGQEQRKKSVRRKLNAIGAEFVGKNVLLVDDSIVRGTTSGQIIEMARAAGAKKVYFASAAPEIRFPNVYGIDMPSANELIAHGRELDDICQLIGADKLIFQTLEDLVSAVSTANPDITEFETSVFNGEYVTKDIDQSYLDRLDAMRNNETKETSDKNADSIIDMYNEGAE encoded by the coding sequence ATGTGTGGTATTGTTGGTATTGTTGGTAAAACACCCGTAGGTCAAGCTTTATATGATGGTTTAACGGTATTACAGCATCGTGGCCAAGACGCTGCAGGTATCGTGACCATTCACGAAAATACCTTTAGATTACGAAAAGGTAACGGCTTAGTGAAAGATGTTTTTCATACTCGCCATATGTTACGTCTTCAAGGTAACATGGGTATTGGCCATATTCGTTATCCTACGGCTGGTACATCAAGTAGTTCAGAAGCGCAGCCATTTTACGCTAACTCACCCTTTGGTATTTCTTTGGCGCATAACGGTAATTTAACCAATGCTGAAGAATTAAAGATATGGCTTAATACCCAAGCCCGTCGCCATGTTAATACCACGTCAGATTCAGAGCTTTTATTAAATATTTTAGGCCACGAATTACAAAACTCAGAGCAACATACATTAGATCAAAGTGATATTTTTACTGCGGTAAGCAATGTCCATAAACGAGTTCGTGGTGCCTATGCAACAGTCGCCTTGATTATCGGTTACGGTATGGTGGCATTTCGTGATCCTAATGGTATTCGTCCTCTAGTCTTTGGTAAGCGTGAAACTGAATCTGGTGTCGAATATATGGTGGCATCTGAATCCGTTGCCCTTGATGCTAATGAATTTGAATTTGTTCGTGATGTTGCACCTGGTGAAGCTATTTTCTTTACAGAATCAGGTGAAATTCATAGCCAGCAATGTGCTGAAAACCCGTCTTTTCATCCATGTATTTTTGAATACGTGTATTTTGCTCGACCAGATTCTTCTATTGATAAGATTTCCGTTTACGGATCTCGCGTTGATATGGGGAAAAAATTAGGCGATAAAATTGCTAAAGAGTGGGAAGATATTGATATCGATGTTGTTATTCCTATCCCTGAAACATCTTGTGATACGGCATTAGAAATAGCGCGTCATCTTAATATTCCATATCGTCAAGGCTTCGTTAAAAATCGTTATATTGGCCGTACGTTTATTATGCCAGGACAAGAGCAACGAAAAAAATCAGTGCGTAGGAAACTTAACGCCATTGGTGCAGAGTTTGTAGGTAAAAATGTTTTACTTGTCGATGACTCTATTGTTCGTGGTACTACGTCAGGTCAAATTATTGAAATGGCAAGAGCGGCGGGTGCTAAGAAAGTATACTTTGCTTCTGCAGCGCCTGAAATACGTTTCCCAAATGTTTACGGTATTGATATGCCAAGCGCAAATGAGTTAATTGCCCATGGCCGTGAACTAGACGATATATGTCAGCTTATCGGTGCGGACAAGTTAATATTCCAAACCCTAGAAGATTTAGTTTCTGCTGTGTCGACTGCAAATCCAGATATTACAGAATTTGAAACGTCAGTTTTTAATGGGGAATACGTAACAAAAGATATCGATCAAAGCTATTTAGATAGACTCGATGCTATGCGTAATAATGAAACCAAAGAAACTTCAGACAAAAATGCCGATTCAATTATCGATATGTATAATGAAGGCGCTGAATAA
- a CDS encoding Yip1 family protein, whose translation MILNHIWGLYTAPKKEWQTIEKRHESLTYSMVHILTIALIPAICGYYAAAHIGWSIGAGDPIKLTESNALFMSVAMYFGLILGVFSLAVLIQWMAKTFDSKPDFTQSLELAAYAATPLLMAGLTALFPVLWFVVLAGLAALCYSVYLLYSGVPIMMNIPEEKGFIYSSSVVTCGLVLIVALMAASAIVFNSGLGVEYIS comes from the coding sequence ATGATCTTAAATCATATCTGGGGGCTTTATACTGCACCTAAAAAAGAGTGGCAAACAATTGAGAAGCGTCACGAAAGTCTAACGTATTCTATGGTTCATATTCTTACCATTGCTTTAATTCCAGCAATTTGTGGCTACTACGCTGCGGCACACATAGGTTGGTCAATTGGCGCAGGAGATCCAATTAAACTAACGGAGTCAAACGCATTGTTTATGTCCGTCGCTATGTATTTTGGTTTAATTCTAGGCGTATTTTCCCTAGCGGTTTTAATCCAATGGATGGCAAAAACTTTTGATTCAAAACCAGACTTCACGCAGTCATTAGAGTTAGCAGCCTATGCCGCTACACCTTTATTAATGGCAGGATTAACCGCACTCTTTCCAGTCTTGTGGTTTGTAGTACTGGCAGGATTAGCCGCTTTATGTTATTCGGTTTACCTACTTTATTCAGGTGTACCAATTATGATGAATATTCCTGAAGAAAAAGGCTTTATTTATTCTAGTTCTGTAGTAACTTGCGGTTTAGTACTGATTGTCGCACTGATGGCGGCAAGCGCTATCGTTTTCAACTCAGGCTTAGGTGTTGAGTACATCAGTTGA